From the genome of Triticum aestivum cultivar Chinese Spring chromosome 3B, IWGSC CS RefSeq v2.1, whole genome shotgun sequence, one region includes:
- the LOC123065483 gene encoding uncharacterized protein, which translates to MAEREGAVVKKGHEEGLKLAASLLEEFGLPLGLLPLADVIEVGFVRATGYMWIAQQKKVEHRFKMVSKQVSYDVEITGYVKTKCIKKLKGVKAKELMLWPPVNEITVDDPPTGKIVFRSLAGVTKTFPVEAFAAGQ; encoded by the coding sequence ATGGCCGAGAGGGAGGGAGCGGTGGTGAAGAAGGGGCACGAGGAGGGCCTGAAGCTGGCGGCTTCGCTGCTGGAGGAGTTCGGGCTGCCCCTGGGCCTGCTGCCGCTGGCGGACGTGATCGAGGTCGGCTTCGTGCGCGCCACCGGCTACATGTGGATCGCGCAGCAGAAGAAGGTGGAGCACCGCTTCAAGATGGTGAGCAAGCAGGTGAGCTACGACGTGGAGATCACCGGCTACGTCAAGACCAAGTGCATCAAGAAGCTCAAGGGCGTCAAGGCCAAGGAGCTCATGCTGTGGCCGCCCGTCAACGAGATCACCGTCGACGACCCGCCCACCGGCAAGATCGTCTTTAGGAGCCTCGCCGGCGTCACCAAGACCTTCCCCGTCGAGGCCTTCGCCGCGGGCCAGTAG